Sequence from the Natronomonas marina genome:
CGTGTACACCGCCGTCGTATTGCGCTCCTGAACAACCATCGAACGACACCCCAATACACGACAATGAGCACGACTACGACACGATTCGACCCCGGTACGTACAAACGTGCTACCGTCGGTCTCAGCCTGCTCGCTGCCGTCGCGCTGGCGGCCGGGACAGTCCTGCAGCGACCGTTCGTCGGCATCGGCATCTACGTCCTCGCGCTCGGGACGGTCTTCGCCCTGCCGGCGGTGACCGAGACCAGAATCTACGACGAGCGCGACGACGAACTGATGGGCCGGGCGAGCGCGACGACACTGACGCTGTTCGGCTGGCTGTCGGCGCTGGTCTACCCCTCGCTGGTCGCGCTGTCGGCGACCGGACAGTTCTCGTGGGGGCCCGCGAGTAGCGCGGTGGCATTCGCAACCGCGGGTCTCTACGGGACGCTCGGACTCGTCGTCCTCTACTACCGGTACCGATGAAGAACGACCTCCGGGAGCGACGGGAGGCCGCCGGCATGAGCCAGGCCGACCTGGCGGCGGCCGTCGACGTCACGCGACAGACGATAAACGCCATCGAGCGCGAGCGGTACGATCCCTCCCTGGAGCTGGCCTTTCAGCTGGCCGCCCACTTCGAGTGCCGCATCGAGGACATCTTCACGCCGGAGTGACGCAGCGGTCCCGACGGCGCGACGAACGACCGCCGGAGCCTCGTCGCCAGCGAACTTATGTCTCCCTGGGCCCACGTTCCGGCAATGCCGCCGACCCTCGTGACCGTCGCCGTCGGCGTCCTCCTGGGGGTCGCGCTGCTCGGGGCCGCCTTCGACCGGAAGTCGATGGCCGTCGTCGTCGCCGCCGCCGCCCTGCCCGACCTCGACGCCCTCCTCAGCCTGTGGATCCACGGCGCGACCAACGCCGCCCTCCACACGCTGTTCGTCCCCCTCGCCGCTGGAGCCGTCCTCTACTACGACACCTCCCGAGAGGAATCGTGGCTCCGCTCCCGCTACGGCTGGTACGGCGTCCGGATCGCCTGGGTCGCCGTCGCCGTCTACGCCGTCGCCGGTATCGGGCTGGACCTGTTCAACATCCAGAGTGCGGCCGTACTGTACCCCGTCTCGAACCGCTACTTCGCCATCGTCGGCAAACTCGTCCTCTCGACGCAGGAGGGCGTCGTCCAGACCTACGTCGAGTTCGGCGACGGCTGGCTGGTCGCCGCCACCCAGGGCACGACCGAGAGCCGCCACATGGCCTCGTGGGTCAACCCCACGCCCGGCACGTCCAACCCCCCGGGCGTCGACCGGCAGGTCCACCTCGTCGACTCGGGGTGGCAACTCGTCGTCGTCGCGGCGGCCGCGGCGATCCTGCCGGCCCGCGCCCTCGTCGAACGGAGGGGTCGCTGATGCCCTCC
This genomic interval carries:
- a CDS encoding metal-dependent hydrolase yields the protein MPPTLVTVAVGVLLGVALLGAAFDRKSMAVVVAAAALPDLDALLSLWIHGATNAALHTLFVPLAAGAVLYYDTSREESWLRSRYGWYGVRIAWVAVAVYAVAGIGLDLFNIQSAAVLYPVSNRYFAIVGKLVLSTQEGVVQTYVEFGDGWLVAATQGTTESRHMASWVNPTPGTSNPPGVDRQVHLVDSGWQLVVVAAAAAILPARALVERRGR
- a CDS encoding helix-turn-helix transcriptional regulator, which gives rise to MKNDLRERREAAGMSQADLAAAVDVTRQTINAIERERYDPSLELAFQLAAHFECRIEDIFTPE